A single Ctenopharyngodon idella isolate HZGC_01 chromosome 22, HZGC01, whole genome shotgun sequence DNA region contains:
- the lmnl3 gene encoding lamin L3 isoform X2 translates to MAMITSTPMESRASTARSSRRSGASPSGVSPTRLTRLQEKEDLRHLNDRLANYIERVRQLENDKSSMQLLLEEKEESTVREVGNVRRLYETELADARKSLDATANERARIQIELTQLKEDHRKLTTRNNKKECELNTAVGHWRNLEAALNSKEADYANLLSTNRRLENDLSDLKTQVANMETALQNVKTQLNSEMLRRVDAENQIQTLQEQLDFQRHLSEQEVREMRSRHESRLMELDSGRQKEFEGKLAEAMKQLREEHEAQIQQYKEELEKTFAAKLENAKQTAVKNSDFASSTREELAGTKLRLESQSLQINNLHKQNAALEARVQELEQMLDRERQLNQHRLSQKEQEMADMRQQMQEQLEEYQNLLDVKLMLDMEINAYRKMLEGEEKRLNLSPSPIQQSTVSRTHAQPGRKSWGKKRKHEGTSSGLSPSYKLSQHSSSRGNVSIDEIDLQGRYIKLKNNSDKDQALGGWVLRKSEAGAPDIVFQIPSPCVLNAGQMLTIWAAGAGLEQMPSQGDLVLRTHETWGPFGEVRVSLLNPQNEETAEYCLVCVQGKGDEDPDYDESIVTRDIHLRRQPKRRKKKCCSLS, encoded by the exons ATGGCCATGATCACCTCCACCCCGATGGAGAGCCGCGCCTCCACCGCGCGCTCCTCCAGGCGGAGCGGCGCGTCTCCGTCCGGCGTCAGCCCGACGCGCCTCACGCGCCTGCAGGAGAAAGAGGACCTGCGACACCTCAACGACCGCCTGGCCAACTACATCGAGCGGGTCCGACAGCTGGAGAATGACAAGTCATCCATGCAGCTCCTCCTGGAGGAGAAGGAGGAGAGCACGGTCAGGGAGGTCGGGAACGTGCGCCGCTTGTACGAGACGGAGCTCGCGGACGCGCGCAAAAGTCTGGACGCCACCGCGAACGAGAGAGCCAGAATTCAGATCGAGTTAACTCAGCTGAAGGAGGACCACCGCAAACTCACGACCAG GAATAACAAGAAAGAGTGTGAACTGAACACGGCTGTCGGACACTGGAGGAATCTTGAAGCCGCGCTGAACTCTAAAGAAGCGGATTATGCCAATTTACTGTCCACCAACCGCAGACTGGAGAATGATCTCTCTGATCTCAAGACTCAGGTGGCTAAT ATGGAAACGGCCCTGCAGAACGTCAAGACCCAGCTGAACTCTGAGATGCTGCGTCGAGTGGACGCCGAAAACCAGATTCAGACGCTGCAGGAGCAGCTGGACTTCCAGAGGCATCTCAGTGAACAG GAGGTGCGGGAGATGCGTAGCCGTCACGAGAGCCGGCTGATGGAGCTGGACAGCGGCAGACAGAAGGAGTTTGAAGGTAAATTAGCTGAAGCCATGAAGCAGCTCCGAGAAGAACATGAAGCTCAAATCCAGCAGTACAAAGAGGAGCTGGAGAAAACCTTCGCTGCCAAG CTGGAGAACGCGAAGCAGACGGCGGTGAAAAACAGCGACTTCGCTTCTTCGACGAGAGAAGAGCTGGCGGGAACCAAACTGCGTCTGGAGTCTCAGTCGCTGCAAATCAACAACCTGCACAAACAG AACGCGGCGCTGGAGGCTCGTGTTCAGGAGCTGGAGCAGATGCTGGACCGCGAGAGACAGCTGAACCAGCACCGGCTCTCTCAGAAGGAACAGGAAATGGCAGACATGCGACAGCAGATGCAGGAGCAGCTGGAGGAATATCAGAACCTGCTGGACGTCAAGCTCATGCTGGATATGGAGATAAACGCGTACCGGAAGATGCTGGAGGGGGAGGAGAAAAG ACTGAATCTCTCTCCGAGTCCGATCCAGCAGTCCACCGTCTCCCGAACTCACGCTCAGCCTGGGCGGAAAAGCTGGGGAAAGAAACGCAAACACGAGGGGACGAGTTCAGGGCTCTCGCCCAGCTACAAGCTTTCCCAGCATTCCTCATCTCGAGGGAACGTGTCCATCGATGAGATCGACCTGCAGGGGCGGTACATCAAACTCAAGAATAACTCCGACAAG GATCAGGCTCTCGGAGGCTGGGTGTTGAGAAAGAGTGAAGCGGGCGCTCCTGACATCGTCTTCCAGATCCCCTCGCCGTGTGTGCTGAACGCCGGGCAGATGCTGACG ATCTGGGCCGCGGGCGCCGGTCTGGAGCAGATGCCGTCGCAGGGGGATTTAGTCCTGAGGACCCATGAGACGTGGGGCCCGTTCGGTGAAGTCCGAGTCTCCCTGCTGAACCCGCAGAACGAG GAGACAGCGGAGTATTGTCTGGTGTGTGTTCAGGGTAAAGGTGACGAGGATCCGGACTATGATGAAAGCATCGTGACCCGCGATATTCACCTGCGGCGACAG CCTAAacgaagaaaaaagaaatgttgttCCCTCTCCTGA
- the lmnl3 gene encoding lamin L3 isoform X1, protein MAMITSTPMESRASTARSSRRSGASPSGVSPTRLTRLQEKEDLRHLNDRLANYIERVRQLENDKSSMQLLLEEKEESTVREVGNVRRLYETELADARKSLDATANERARIQIELTQLKEDHRKLTTRNNKKECELNTAVGHWRNLEAALNSKEADYANLLSTNRRLENDLSDLKTQVANMETALQNVKTQLNSEMLRRVDAENQIQTLQEQLDFQRHLSEQEVREMRSRHESRLMELDSGRQKEFEGKLAEAMKQLREEHEAQIQQYKEELEKTFAAKLENAKQTAVKNSDFASSTREELAGTKLRLESQSLQINNLHKQNAALEARVQELEQMLDRERQLNQHRLSQKEQEMADMRQQMQEQLEEYQNLLDVKLMLDMEINAYRKMLEGEEKRLNLSPSPIQQSTVSRTHAQPGRKSWGKKRKHEGTSSGLSPSYKLSQHSSSRGNVSIDEIDLQGRYIKLKNNSDKDQALGGWVLRKSEAGAPDIVFQIPSPCVLNAGQMLTIWAAGAGLEQMPSQGDLVLRTHETWGPFGEVRVSLLNPQNEETAEYCLVCVQGKGDEDPDYDESIVTRDIHLRRQGQRPNQDGSCAVM, encoded by the exons ATGGCCATGATCACCTCCACCCCGATGGAGAGCCGCGCCTCCACCGCGCGCTCCTCCAGGCGGAGCGGCGCGTCTCCGTCCGGCGTCAGCCCGACGCGCCTCACGCGCCTGCAGGAGAAAGAGGACCTGCGACACCTCAACGACCGCCTGGCCAACTACATCGAGCGGGTCCGACAGCTGGAGAATGACAAGTCATCCATGCAGCTCCTCCTGGAGGAGAAGGAGGAGAGCACGGTCAGGGAGGTCGGGAACGTGCGCCGCTTGTACGAGACGGAGCTCGCGGACGCGCGCAAAAGTCTGGACGCCACCGCGAACGAGAGAGCCAGAATTCAGATCGAGTTAACTCAGCTGAAGGAGGACCACCGCAAACTCACGACCAG GAATAACAAGAAAGAGTGTGAACTGAACACGGCTGTCGGACACTGGAGGAATCTTGAAGCCGCGCTGAACTCTAAAGAAGCGGATTATGCCAATTTACTGTCCACCAACCGCAGACTGGAGAATGATCTCTCTGATCTCAAGACTCAGGTGGCTAAT ATGGAAACGGCCCTGCAGAACGTCAAGACCCAGCTGAACTCTGAGATGCTGCGTCGAGTGGACGCCGAAAACCAGATTCAGACGCTGCAGGAGCAGCTGGACTTCCAGAGGCATCTCAGTGAACAG GAGGTGCGGGAGATGCGTAGCCGTCACGAGAGCCGGCTGATGGAGCTGGACAGCGGCAGACAGAAGGAGTTTGAAGGTAAATTAGCTGAAGCCATGAAGCAGCTCCGAGAAGAACATGAAGCTCAAATCCAGCAGTACAAAGAGGAGCTGGAGAAAACCTTCGCTGCCAAG CTGGAGAACGCGAAGCAGACGGCGGTGAAAAACAGCGACTTCGCTTCTTCGACGAGAGAAGAGCTGGCGGGAACCAAACTGCGTCTGGAGTCTCAGTCGCTGCAAATCAACAACCTGCACAAACAG AACGCGGCGCTGGAGGCTCGTGTTCAGGAGCTGGAGCAGATGCTGGACCGCGAGAGACAGCTGAACCAGCACCGGCTCTCTCAGAAGGAACAGGAAATGGCAGACATGCGACAGCAGATGCAGGAGCAGCTGGAGGAATATCAGAACCTGCTGGACGTCAAGCTCATGCTGGATATGGAGATAAACGCGTACCGGAAGATGCTGGAGGGGGAGGAGAAAAG ACTGAATCTCTCTCCGAGTCCGATCCAGCAGTCCACCGTCTCCCGAACTCACGCTCAGCCTGGGCGGAAAAGCTGGGGAAAGAAACGCAAACACGAGGGGACGAGTTCAGGGCTCTCGCCCAGCTACAAGCTTTCCCAGCATTCCTCATCTCGAGGGAACGTGTCCATCGATGAGATCGACCTGCAGGGGCGGTACATCAAACTCAAGAATAACTCCGACAAG GATCAGGCTCTCGGAGGCTGGGTGTTGAGAAAGAGTGAAGCGGGCGCTCCTGACATCGTCTTCCAGATCCCCTCGCCGTGTGTGCTGAACGCCGGGCAGATGCTGACG ATCTGGGCCGCGGGCGCCGGTCTGGAGCAGATGCCGTCGCAGGGGGATTTAGTCCTGAGGACCCATGAGACGTGGGGCCCGTTCGGTGAAGTCCGAGTCTCCCTGCTGAACCCGCAGAACGAG GAGACAGCGGAGTATTGTCTGGTGTGTGTTCAGGGTAAAGGTGACGAGGATCCGGACTATGATGAAAGCATCGTGACCCGCGATATTCACCTGCGGCGACAG GGTCAGAGACCCAATCAGGACGGCAGCTGTGccgtcatgtga